The following are encoded in a window of Pristis pectinata isolate sPriPec2 chromosome 1, sPriPec2.1.pri, whole genome shotgun sequence genomic DNA:
- the nop58 gene encoding nucleolar protein 58 isoform X2 — protein MSSWLLRMPNLGASSKYGSSNSDKLNLSCIHNATVAELMRGIRTQMNGLIAGLPPREISAMSLGLAHSLSRYKLKFSPDKVDTMIVQAISLLDDLDKELNNYIMRCREWYGWHFPELGKAVTDNLAYCKCVQKLGNRTNTATTDLSDILPEEVESAVKVAAEISMGTEVSDEDIEHIIHLCDQVVQISEYRTQLYDYLKNRMMAIAPNLTVMVGELVGARLIAHAGSLLNLAKHPASTVQILGAEKALFRALKTRRDTPKYGLIYHASLVGQTAPKNKGKISRMLAAKTSLAIRYDALGEDTNVEMGVENRAKLEVRIRNLEEKGMRKISGTGKARARTDKYQHKSEVKTYDPSGDSTLPSMPKKRKIEEVEVDDGEDQEEIRSEKKAVLSEFVKTEEGEQPPKKKKKKEKKQEVMVKEEEEEEPSTSFVTETPEKKKKKKKKKVMDE, from the exons ATGAGCAGCTGGCTGTTGCGGATGCCAAACTTGGGGGCGTCATCAAAGTATGGAAGCTCTAACTCG gacAAACTTAACCTGAGTTGCATTCACAATGCTACTGTTGCAGAGTTGATGAGAGGAATCCGGACACAGATGAATGGGCTGATCGCTGGCTTACCACCTCGTGAGATAAGCGCTATGTCTCTTGGTCTTGCGCATAG TCTGTCCCGTTACAAACTGAAGTTCAGTCCTGATAAGGTGGATACCATGATTGTGCAAGCAATCT CTTTACTGGATGATTTGGACAAGGAGCTGAACAATTACATCATGCGCTGCAGAGAATGGTACGGCTGGCATTTCCCAGAACTTGGTAAAGCTGTCACTGATAACTTGGCATACTGCAAGTGTGTCCAGAAATTGG GTAACAGAACAAATACTGCTACCACAGATCTTTCAGACATtttaccagaggaagtggaaagtgcagtgaaagttGCAGCTGAAATATCCATGGGAACAGAGGTGTCTGATGAAGACATTGAACACATCATACACCTTTGTGATCAG GTAGTGCAGATCTCAGAGTACCGCACCCAGCTCTATGACTACCTGAAGAACAGAATGATGGCCATAGCTCCTAACTTGACGGTGATGGTTGGAGAACTGGTTGGAGCCAGATTAATAGCACATGCTG GCTCTTTGTTGAACTTGGCAAAACATCCTGCATCCACTGTACAGATTTTGGGTGCAGAAAAGGCATTGTTCAGAGCACTGAAGACAAGAAGAGACACTCCAAAATACGGTCTTATTTACCATGCATCATTAGTGGGGCAGACCGCTCCAAAGAACAAGGGCAAG ATCTCTAGGATGTTGGCAGCCAAGACATCCTTAGCGATCCGTTATGATGCGCTGGGTGAGGATACAAATGTCGAAATGGGTGTTGAAAACAGAGCCAAGCTAGAAGTCAGAATACGGAACTTAGAAGAAAAAGGG ATGAGAAAGATAAGTGGTACAGGAAAGGCTCGAGCAAGAACTGACAAATATCAACATAAGAG TGAGGTGAAAACGTATGACCCATCTGGGGACTCTACTTTACCCTCTATGCCAAAGAAGCGGAAGATTGAGGAGGTGGAAGTGGATGATGGGGAAGACCAGGAGGAAATCAGATCTGAAAAAAAAGCAGTGCTTTCAGAGTTCGTTAAAACAG AAGAGGGTGAACAGcccccaaagaagaagaagaagaaagaaaagaagCAAGAGGTAATggtaaaagaggaggaggaggaggaaccaTCAACTTCTTTTGTTACAGAG ACTccagagaagaagaagaaaaagaaaaagaagaaagtgaTGGATGAATAA
- the nop58 gene encoding nucleolar protein 58 isoform X1: MLVLFETAAGYALFKVLDENKLREVDNLWREFETAEKANKFVKLKHFEKFQDTTEALAAATALVEGKLSKGLKKVLKKIAAKEAHEQLAVADAKLGGVIKDKLNLSCIHNATVAELMRGIRTQMNGLIAGLPPREISAMSLGLAHSLSRYKLKFSPDKVDTMIVQAISLLDDLDKELNNYIMRCREWYGWHFPELGKAVTDNLAYCKCVQKLGNRTNTATTDLSDILPEEVESAVKVAAEISMGTEVSDEDIEHIIHLCDQVVQISEYRTQLYDYLKNRMMAIAPNLTVMVGELVGARLIAHAGSLLNLAKHPASTVQILGAEKALFRALKTRRDTPKYGLIYHASLVGQTAPKNKGKISRMLAAKTSLAIRYDALGEDTNVEMGVENRAKLEVRIRNLEEKGMRKISGTGKARARTDKYQHKSEVKTYDPSGDSTLPSMPKKRKIEEVEVDDGEDQEEIRSEKKAVLSEFVKTEEGEQPPKKKKKKEKKQEVMVKEEEEEEPSTSFVTETPEKKKKKKKKKVMDE, from the exons ATGTTAGTGCTCTTCGAGACCGCCGCCGGCTACGCTCTCTTCAAG GTCCTAGATGAAAATAAACTCCGTGAAGTGGACAATTTATGGCGGGAGTTTGAAACAGcagaaaaagcaaataaatt TGTAAAGctaaaacattttgaaaaatttcaagatACCACAGAAGCTCTTGCAG CTGCTACCGCCCTCGTGGAAGGTAAGCTTAGTAAAGGCCTAaagaaagtgctgaagaagattgCTGCAAAGGAAGCTCATGAGCAGCTGGCTGTTGCGGATGCCAAACTTGGGGGCGTCATCAAA gacAAACTTAACCTGAGTTGCATTCACAATGCTACTGTTGCAGAGTTGATGAGAGGAATCCGGACACAGATGAATGGGCTGATCGCTGGCTTACCACCTCGTGAGATAAGCGCTATGTCTCTTGGTCTTGCGCATAG TCTGTCCCGTTACAAACTGAAGTTCAGTCCTGATAAGGTGGATACCATGATTGTGCAAGCAATCT CTTTACTGGATGATTTGGACAAGGAGCTGAACAATTACATCATGCGCTGCAGAGAATGGTACGGCTGGCATTTCCCAGAACTTGGTAAAGCTGTCACTGATAACTTGGCATACTGCAAGTGTGTCCAGAAATTGG GTAACAGAACAAATACTGCTACCACAGATCTTTCAGACATtttaccagaggaagtggaaagtgcagtgaaagttGCAGCTGAAATATCCATGGGAACAGAGGTGTCTGATGAAGACATTGAACACATCATACACCTTTGTGATCAG GTAGTGCAGATCTCAGAGTACCGCACCCAGCTCTATGACTACCTGAAGAACAGAATGATGGCCATAGCTCCTAACTTGACGGTGATGGTTGGAGAACTGGTTGGAGCCAGATTAATAGCACATGCTG GCTCTTTGTTGAACTTGGCAAAACATCCTGCATCCACTGTACAGATTTTGGGTGCAGAAAAGGCATTGTTCAGAGCACTGAAGACAAGAAGAGACACTCCAAAATACGGTCTTATTTACCATGCATCATTAGTGGGGCAGACCGCTCCAAAGAACAAGGGCAAG ATCTCTAGGATGTTGGCAGCCAAGACATCCTTAGCGATCCGTTATGATGCGCTGGGTGAGGATACAAATGTCGAAATGGGTGTTGAAAACAGAGCCAAGCTAGAAGTCAGAATACGGAACTTAGAAGAAAAAGGG ATGAGAAAGATAAGTGGTACAGGAAAGGCTCGAGCAAGAACTGACAAATATCAACATAAGAG TGAGGTGAAAACGTATGACCCATCTGGGGACTCTACTTTACCCTCTATGCCAAAGAAGCGGAAGATTGAGGAGGTGGAAGTGGATGATGGGGAAGACCAGGAGGAAATCAGATCTGAAAAAAAAGCAGTGCTTTCAGAGTTCGTTAAAACAG AAGAGGGTGAACAGcccccaaagaagaagaagaagaaagaaaagaagCAAGAGGTAATggtaaaagaggaggaggaggaggaaccaTCAACTTCTTTTGTTACAGAG ACTccagagaagaagaagaaaaagaaaaagaagaaagtgaTGGATGAATAA